From the Ipomoea triloba cultivar NCNSP0323 chromosome 8, ASM357664v1 genome, the window TGTTGACTCCATTCATCTTCGGCTTCATCAATCGCCTTCTTGAAATACAACGGTGCCTGTTTTGCAACGTCTTGGGGGTAGAGGAATGCATTCAACTAAACAGTGACGCCTTTGCTTTGCCAATCCAATAACAGTTTCGAGGAACACAACACCCTTCTCTTGCTTTGCGAGCATCATAATGAGGCATTTTTTGAAATTCCGAATTTCCTCCCACACATTATCGTCAACAGATCGCGTAGCTGATTCGTGGTGTAGGGTTAAAATGCAACAATGACCTGGGACAATGGGCTGCCACTGTGGTAACGATAAGTAAGTGAAATTTGCAATGGCAACAACCAAATGTTTTGGTCTCGTTGTATTCTCAAAGCAGAATTTACAACGCTCATCTTGAGTCAAAATGCagtttacaaaattatttacatTAGTTGATTTACCAATGCCTTTCTTCGGGGTCTTTCTCTTTGGACTATTGTCGTAATCATATTCACTGCCTTTCTTGGATTCCAATGGTCTCAACTCATTGAATATTGCTTCAGGCTTTGAATTAGAGGAATTGTCACAAACAACATCACCAGAGTTGTCAGTTTTTGGGGGATGcataaatttaaacaaaaagcTTCCATCATCTGCAAATTTATTTAAGTTGGACATtgcagaagaagaaagaatgtGAGTATCCTCGCTTGATATTTTCTGCTTTTTTCGCTCGCCCCAAGACAATGAATCTTTAAGTTTTGGCACTCTCATTTCGGCTTCCATGGAGGTACTCCCTCAAAAGCCCAAAATCTGAGAAGAGACTAGCGACACAAAGAGAGAGTATGagagaagaggaaaacaaaactgtaaattgtattaaatttGATTACAAAAGTAACAAGGAGAATCATAATACAACTAGGATAAGGAAACTAGGAtagtatatatttcttgaaattAATGTCTTATTTGCAtgttgtactttttttttttttttttttttttaagaaaacaattaaaatgaaCGAAAAGCTTTCTAAAATGGTCTTCTATTAAACACCTAATTTACATATATTCATAAGTGAACTCGCATAAAATACAAGAATAAAATTCAGGAAGAACGAACATAAGGTGAGGATTGTTAAATttctaagaaaaaaataaatgtaatggGCAGTGGGTAGAAGAGAAACTTGAGAGataataaattagtaactaGCTTAAGTTGAtgctatgttttttagtttaatttttaaatttcattatatcatCAATACCCCAGTATTATAATAATCTATAATAAGAATCAATAAGGTTAGGCCTATAacgggaactaaaaaatgtccgtcaaattatttaatgaaattaatggtttaaattatttttattttagtattttttaattatttttcctactttatcctctattatatggatttatatattgatgtttttttcttattaaatttgTGGAATCATGCATGCCACGAAATTAGGTATGCTAGGTAAATAAGGAATAAAAcacatgaacatatatatattaataacaaaattactTAAATAACCCTCTACCATTTAGAAACATGTGTCATCCTTAAAATCATCGCACTACATGGTAGtggacaaatattattttaattacacttcaagttcatttgataatatatattgttgtatgattctaaattttagttttactttccaccattaattttttattatagcaacattaaaatatcatttaagTTCtcctacaatttcatttgatgatCATGATTCACACAATGCTGTGTGGATTTTGTTTAGCAGTAATGCATAGAGAATTAATTGGGCTTATTTGATATACGCAAAAGCATAGTTGAGAGAGCAAAGTAAAGgctaaaagaaaagaaagcaaAGAATACCAAAAAGGAGGTGAAAGAAGATTTTCAAGATCCAAAAAGGCGAAATAAAGAAAAGGTTAATGATTGGAATTGACAGAAATTAGAAAGGAGAAAGAGTCAGTCGTTTGCCACCCTAAAAGCTTCCCACGTTGTCGGATCAAAATATACTATGATCTAcatgttattttaaatttattgaaaataatccACTCGCTCATGAAATGAActctctgttacaatgtagtatctgtttataacttaCTGAAgtataaagagtcaatattatctccaatgaggttcgaacctatgaTCTCTCATTTAGGAAAATAAGAAAGCAAAAACATTAGAAGACTTGGGAGAGTGATTAGCAGATAAAACGACCTATAATGCCATACCAGAGAAGAGATTAAGTGAACAGATTCCTCTGCTAGAATTACTGAGAAAACACACCAAAATTTAACATTAACTTTCCATGAAATGAAATCTACACGATTCTATCGAATGTTCTAATAgcataaatttagaaaattataaatcttcttcttctatcACTCTATCAGCATTGGATCCCCTATTATGCTGCAGTGGTTGGCTCACAGCCATCATGTACACAGGCCAACACATCTCTATAGTCCCTTGAAATGGTGAATGAATCATACACTTTACCATCTTTGCTCTTCTTGTACTCGAACAAGAGGGACGAGTGATTGAATGCCGTGAGTTTCACGAATCCCCAGTCGTAATCCTTGAAAAGACTCCAACTCGTGTTAACCGTAGTAAATTCTGAAAGGTGTGCCCCTGCCCCGCCTGCAACGACGTGGATAGTCCCATTCACAGTGCCAGAATAGTGCGATTTTTCTGAATTCACACACCGGTTCTGCACCATAACAAAAAAACACACGTGACTTGTTCATATTTTCTCTGAGTGTATGTCTTATTCGAGTATATATTTCTAATCAAAGTGGTTTAGAAACCACGGGACTAAAAGAGCTCGAATGACTTATTCGAGTATATATTTCTAATCAAAGTGGTTTAGAAACCACGGGACTAAAAGAGCTCGAATGACTTGAGAAATCACGAGGCGTACCTGGTAAATTGGGCAAGTCCTTTCATAGTTGTGCACGTGACCGTAAAATCCAATATCTACTTTGTACTTCTGCCATAGCTTCTCCAAGCTTTCCCTTCCCATGGGCTCATCGAATGAGCCTTCGAGGGCGTAATATTTGTCAGAAGAATAACCGAGGACCCTATGAGCAGCAAAAATCAACCAAGGCTGATTTCTCCTATCCACCGATGCAAAGCATTGTTCGATGAACTTGTACTGCTCGGTCCCCTCGCGCCAGTCGTGCTCACTATCTGCTATGCAAAAGCGGAACATACCATAATCTGCAGCATACCTATATAGTCCATATACAATTCATCAGTTGCCACCTAAAATTCGTGGATGATTTAAGAGACATTTAGATGATAAATTTTagcactactgactctgttacaatgtagtatctgttcataattactttctcaacccctccccccccccacACTAATGTCTACTTAAACTACCGAGGAAAGGATGAatgttaatttaccaaaactTAGCCCTATTCTCGGCAGGGACATAAAACATGGTTTCAGCAAGCACCCCGCACTCCCCACCAGAATCCATTCCGTCATAGAACGATCCTGACCCGGGCCAGTCACGCTCGTGGTTGCCACTGCAGGAAGAAGCTCAACATAATTGTTAGAGAACCGAAGCACATTACAACACTATCATCGATGAATAATATTACACCAACCTTGCGGTCATATATGGTACTGTCGATGCAATGGGTTCAACCTGTGCGGTGAACTGGTCCCACTGTGATATGTAACCGTTCGCGTATGTGGTATCGCCAATATGAAACACTACGTCAATGTTGTTAAGGTCCTCAATGAGTCTATCAGTCGTATTAAGCGAGCCTGGCTGGTAATTACTGTACTCATTCGAACCATCCCGCTCTCCCTGAAAGTGAGTATATTTCAGCAAACATCTCAGTGTGGCCAAACTAAATTAACCAAAGTCGAACGGGTTAATAGTTATAAAATTACCTTTCCCATGTCTCCAAATACTATAATCTGCTGTAAAGAATTTTGTCCTTGATAGGGGGACGATTTAAATGAATATTGTTTGCTCCATACGTATGAACCATTCTGTAAGTAGTGACCTACCCTGTAGGTGTACCTGAAATACAGCATAATTG encodes:
- the LOC116028086 gene encoding probable inactive purple acid phosphatase 27, yielding MIRGRSIVCIMMIVVAFLFLGSSDLAAAHMGEQALSKIAIHRVSLALSDSSSIKASPLVLGLKGEDTEWVTVNLEHPKPSEDDWVGVFSPAKFNGSTCPGDGPKQQSPTICTSPIKYNYASFDSGYKKTGKASLKFQLINQRADFSFALFTGGLSNPKLVAISNSISFVNPKAPVYPRLALGKSWNEMTVTWTSGYNINEAVPVVEWGLKGHPRRNSPAGTLTFDQNSMCGSPARTVGWRDPGFIHTSFLKDLWPNMVYTYRVGHYLQNGSYVWSKQYSFKSSPYQGQNSLQQIIVFGDMGKGERDGSNEYSNYQPGSLNTTDRLIEDLNNIDVVFHIGDTTYANGYISQWDQFTAQVEPIASTVPYMTASGNHERDWPGSGSFYDGMDSGGECGVLAETMFYVPAENRAKFWYAADYGMFRFCIADSEHDWREGTEQYKFIEQCFASVDRRNQPWLIFAAHRVLGYSSDKYYALEGSFDEPMGRESLEKLWQKYKVDIGFYGHVHNYERTCPIYQNRCVNSEKSHYSGTVNGTIHVVAGGAGAHLSEFTTVNTSWSLFKDYDWGFVKLTAFNHSSLLFEYKKSKDGKVYDSFTISRDYRDVLACVHDGCEPTTAA
- the LOC116026883 gene encoding LOW QUALITY PROTEIN: CWF19-like protein 2 (The sequence of the model RefSeq protein was modified relative to this genomic sequence to represent the inferred CDS: deleted 1 base in 1 codon), giving the protein MEAEMRVPKLKDSLSWGERKKQKISSEDTHILSSSAMSNLNKFADDGSFLFKFMHPPKTDNSGDVVCDNSSNSKPEAIFNELRPLESKKGSEYDYDNSPKRKTPKKGIGKSTNVNNFVNCILTQDERCKFCFENTTRPKHLVVAIANFTYLSLPQWQPIVPGHCCILTLHHESATRSVDDNVWEEIRNFKKCLIMMLAKQEKGVVFLETVIGLAKQRRHCLVECIPLPQDVAKQAPLYFKKAIDEAEDEWSQHNAKKLIDTSIKGLRASIPKDFPYFHVEFGLNRGFVHVIEDEKGFKSSFGLDMVRGMLKLPAKDMHSHRTHEFIATQKQAVASFARDWEPFNWTKQLD